One genomic region from Cyanobium usitatum str. Tous encodes:
- a CDS encoding glycosyltransferase family 2 protein, whose amino-acid sequence MFLSVVIPTYNRLPILQKCLLALEAQDPAALITGYEVVLVDDGSTDATVSWLRQHSLQLPHLRLIEQEHGGPAQGRNRGVEAARGDVVVFIDSDLVVTPSFLRSHAAALEREWQRRGNRRCFTYGAVINTANFQDPCSEPHKLQDHSFAYFATGNVAIDRQLLEQAGLFDTRFRLYGWEDLELGERLRRLGVGLVRCPEAVGYHWHPALKLEQIPDLIRVERERAKMGLVFYQKHPTRRVRLIIQFTWLHRLLWETLTLGGLLNERSLRPLLAWLIRRGQPGVAMELLRVPLNRLGVRALFAEAKALKGTGPAPSPI is encoded by the coding sequence ATGTTCCTCAGCGTCGTCATCCCCACCTACAACCGCCTGCCGATCCTGCAGAAGTGCCTGCTGGCCCTAGAGGCCCAGGATCCCGCAGCCTTGATCACGGGCTACGAGGTTGTGCTGGTCGACGATGGCTCAACCGATGCCACCGTTAGCTGGCTGCGGCAGCACAGCCTGCAGCTGCCACACCTGCGCCTGATCGAGCAGGAGCACGGTGGTCCGGCTCAGGGCCGCAATCGCGGTGTGGAGGCAGCCCGTGGCGACGTGGTCGTTTTTATCGACAGCGACCTGGTGGTCACCCCCAGCTTTCTGCGCAGCCACGCTGCAGCCCTAGAGCGCGAGTGGCAGCGGCGCGGCAACCGCCGCTGCTTCACCTATGGAGCAGTCATAAACACCGCCAATTTCCAGGATCCCTGCAGCGAACCACACAAGCTTCAGGATCATTCCTTTGCCTATTTCGCCACCGGCAACGTGGCGATCGATCGGCAGCTGCTGGAGCAGGCCGGCCTATTTGACACGCGCTTCCGTTTATATGGCTGGGAAGACCTGGAGCTCGGCGAAAGACTGAGGCGGCTTGGAGTTGGGCTGGTGCGCTGCCCGGAGGCCGTTGGCTACCACTGGCATCCGGCCCTGAAATTGGAGCAGATCCCCGATTTGATTCGGGTGGAGCGGGAGCGAGCAAAAATGGGACTGGTCTTCTACCAAAAGCACCCCACCCGGCGGGTGCGGCTGATCATTCAGTTCACTTGGCTGCATCGCCTGCTCTGGGAGACGCTCACCCTGGGCGGCCTGCTCAACGAACGTAGCCTGCGGCCCCTGCTGGCCTGGTTGATCCGCCGCGGCCAGCCCGGGGTCGCCATGGAGCTGTTGCGAGTGCCGCTCAACCGTCTGGGAGTGCGGGCCCTGTTTGCAGAAGCCAAAGCACTCAAGGGCACAGGTCCAGCCCCTAGCCCTATTTGA
- a CDS encoding DevA family ABC transporter ATP-binding protein — MAAMVRLDGLKHSFGSGVNRRQVLQDISLCVDPGEVVLLTGPSGCGKTTLLTLIGALRQVQEGSVQVFGEELKGASRSARLKLRRRIGMIIQGHNLLRCLTAEQNVQMGADLLQGLSYRARRDRSREWLRAVGLSDHLSKLPHDLSGGQKQRVSIARALAARPQLLLADEPTASLDSRTGREVVELLKGLAKDQGCGVLMVTHDPRILDVADRLVQMEDGQLSKGAFAIE, encoded by the coding sequence ATGGCTGCGATGGTGCGCCTGGATGGCTTGAAGCATTCATTTGGAAGTGGCGTCAATCGCCGTCAGGTGCTCCAAGACATCAGCCTTTGCGTTGATCCCGGTGAGGTGGTGCTACTTACCGGCCCCTCCGGCTGCGGTAAAACCACCCTCTTGACCCTGATTGGAGCTCTGCGGCAGGTGCAGGAGGGTTCGGTACAGGTGTTTGGCGAAGAGCTCAAGGGAGCAAGTCGCTCAGCCCGGCTCAAGCTGCGCCGCAGGATCGGCATGATCATTCAGGGCCACAACCTGCTCAGGTGCCTGACGGCGGAGCAAAACGTACAGATGGGTGCAGACCTGCTGCAAGGGCTCAGTTATCGAGCCCGTAGGGATAGATCTCGGGAATGGTTGCGGGCCGTAGGGTTGAGTGACCATCTCAGCAAGCTGCCCCACGATCTCTCTGGCGGGCAGAAGCAGAGGGTCTCGATCGCCCGAGCTCTAGCCGCTAGGCCCCAGCTCCTATTGGCCGATGAACCCACCGCATCTCTCGATTCCCGTACCGGGCGAGAGGTTGTCGAGCTGCTTAAGGGGCTAGCCAAGGACCAGGGATGCGGCGTGTTGATGGTGACCCACGACCCTCGGATTCTTGATGTAGCAGACCGTCTGGTGCAGATGGAGGACGGTCAATTGAGCAAGGGCGCCTTCGCAATTGAGTAG
- the devC gene encoding ABC transporter permease DevC, with protein sequence MLGRIWQGRRIPLAWLLLTRQPVRLAVALAGIAFAGILMFMQLGFRDGLFDASVTIHRLFDTDLVLISPRSSSSVSMAGFPRRRLVQAMADPDVEGVTPVHWNLLLWRNPDTKATRSILTLGFEPADPLFTDPSLAPKAKLLQDRGRVLFDELSRPEFGPVAEWFRSGRTVESEINGKKVRVAGLVGLGTSFGADGNLLTSQETYLQLLPNTPPGSIEVGLIRLRAGADADAVVERLKRDLPDDVSVLTKAGFIAFEQNYWKSSTSIGFIFTLGAAMGFVVGCVIVYQILYSDVSDHLPEYATLMAMGYRLPTLLGVVAREGMLLAVFGYLPAYAAGQGLYLLVRNATQLPVSMNLTRALTVFIMILVMCMGSATLAMRRLGDADPAEIF encoded by the coding sequence ATGCTTGGCCGTATCTGGCAGGGCCGCCGCATTCCCCTTGCCTGGCTGCTTTTGACTCGCCAGCCCGTGCGCCTGGCTGTCGCCCTGGCTGGCATCGCCTTCGCCGGCATCTTGATGTTTATGCAGCTGGGCTTTAGGGACGGCCTGTTTGATGCCAGCGTCACTATTCACCGCCTCTTTGACACCGACCTGGTGTTAATCAGCCCCCGCTCCAGCAGCTCGGTAAGCATGGCCGGCTTTCCCCGCCGCCGTCTGGTGCAGGCCATGGCAGATCCAGATGTGGAGGGGGTTACTCCGGTTCACTGGAATTTGCTGCTTTGGCGCAACCCAGATACCAAGGCAACCCGCTCAATCCTCACCCTGGGCTTTGAACCTGCCGATCCCCTCTTCACCGACCCCAGCCTCGCTCCCAAGGCAAAGCTTTTACAGGATCGGGGCCGAGTGCTGTTTGATGAGCTCTCCAGGCCAGAATTTGGCCCTGTAGCCGAATGGTTTCGCAGCGGACGCACCGTCGAAAGCGAGATCAATGGCAAGAAAGTAAGGGTGGCCGGCCTAGTGGGGCTCGGCACCTCCTTTGGTGCTGATGGCAATCTGCTCACCAGCCAGGAGACCTATCTCCAGCTATTGCCAAATACTCCTCCAGGCAGCATTGAGGTGGGCCTGATCCGCTTGCGAGCTGGAGCCGATGCCGATGCGGTGGTCGAAAGGCTGAAGCGGGATTTACCAGATGACGTAAGCGTGCTGACCAAAGCTGGCTTTATCGCTTTTGAACAGAACTACTGGAAATCAAGCACCTCAATCGGTTTTATCTTCACCCTCGGTGCTGCTATGGGCTTCGTGGTGGGCTGCGTAATCGTCTACCAGATTTTGTATTCGGACGTCAGCGATCATCTGCCGGAATACGCCACCTTGATGGCGATGGGTTACCGGCTGCCCACCCTGCTTGGAGTGGTGGCTAGGGAGGGGATGCTGCTGGCTGTGTTCGGCTATCTGCCTGCCTACGCCGCTGGCCAGGGTCTCTATCTACTGGTGCGCAACGCCACCCAGCTACCCGTATCGATGAACCTGACCCGCGCACTGACAGTGTTCATCATGATCTTGGTGATGTGTATGGGCTCGGCAACCCTGGCGATGCGTCGCCTTGGTGATGCCGACCCGGCGGAGATTTTCTGA
- a CDS encoding HlyD family efflux transporter periplasmic adaptor subunit, which yields MKRALLGVNRLWWFGGAALLLVLAVAVVRQQRTPAVKAPVVAATPRNQEAVAALGRLEPAGDVRLLAAPISGIGGSPRISELLVEEGDRVNSGQLLARFDTAPTLVAQQRLIEARLRNLDTRLAVQTRDIRRYRQLSRSGAIPSGELDNRETDLLKLQGDRNEAWAEGEKLKAELLLTELRAPMAGTVLKLHARVGERPTETGVLELGASNRMQAVVEVYESDIDRVRLGQSVSLISENGGYQGALTGEVIRISPQVRQRSVLSTDPTGDADARVVEVRVALDPSDSQRVRDLTGLKVIARLAATRAPGQP from the coding sequence GTGAAGCGCGCCTTGCTGGGTGTAAACCGGCTTTGGTGGTTTGGGGGTGCGGCCCTGCTGCTTGTTTTGGCTGTCGCCGTGGTTCGCCAGCAGCGAACCCCTGCCGTCAAAGCACCGGTGGTTGCGGCAACTCCCCGTAATCAGGAAGCGGTGGCAGCACTCGGACGGCTGGAGCCGGCTGGTGATGTGCGCTTGCTGGCGGCCCCCATCAGTGGCATTGGCGGCAGCCCCCGGATCTCCGAGCTTTTGGTTGAGGAAGGCGACCGTGTCAACAGTGGCCAGCTGCTAGCCCGCTTTGACACAGCGCCCACCCTTGTGGCCCAACAACGGCTAATTGAGGCTCGCCTTCGCAACCTTGATACCAGATTGGCTGTACAAACCCGCGATATCCGTCGCTACCGCCAGCTGAGTCGCTCTGGAGCCATACCAAGCGGTGAGCTGGACAACCGCGAGACGGACCTGCTCAAGCTTCAGGGGGACCGCAACGAGGCCTGGGCAGAAGGCGAAAAACTCAAAGCTGAGTTGCTGCTTACCGAACTGCGGGCGCCCATGGCTGGCACCGTGCTCAAACTCCACGCCCGAGTTGGTGAGCGACCGACTGAAACAGGCGTTCTTGAGCTCGGCGCTAGTAACCGCATGCAGGCCGTGGTGGAGGTTTATGAAAGTGACATCGACCGGGTGCGCCTTGGCCAGAGCGTTTCTTTGATCAGCGAAAACGGCGGTTATCAAGGCGCGCTTACGGGCGAGGTGATTCGGATCAGTCCCCAGGTGCGGCAGCGTTCAGTGCTTTCAACTGATCCCACCGGTGACGCGGATGCCAGGGTTGTGGAGGTGCGGGTAGCCCTAGATCCCTCCGATAGCCAGCGAGTGCGCGATCTCACGGGCTTAAAGGTGATTGCGCGCCTCGCTGCCACCAGGGCGCCTGGGCAGCCCTAA
- a CDS encoding phycocyanobilin:ferredoxin oxidoreductase, producing the protein MEDLAARIRRFWQGLPELEALAVSADLEAITGTLDGEFLFIRNELRRCQGLRKLHLETARLGAGLQILHCVLFPDPRFDLPVFGADIVAGPAGVSAAIVDLSPVCSELPAGIAEALAARPRSSFEQERELPGWGSIFSPYVRFVRPTTSAEEAAFLDEVSGFLDVLASAIAASEPQAPTHPATVARWQGQLRYCKQQKQNDKTRRVLEKAFNPEWADRYIEELLFDDPPAP; encoded by the coding sequence ATGGAGGACCTTGCGGCGCGGATTCGTAGGTTTTGGCAAGGCCTGCCCGAACTGGAAGCGCTTGCGGTCTCTGCCGATCTCGAGGCCATCACTGGCACACTCGATGGCGAATTTCTTTTCATACGCAACGAGCTGCGTCGCTGTCAAGGACTGCGCAAGCTGCACCTGGAAACTGCTCGGCTTGGAGCGGGACTGCAGATATTGCACTGTGTACTCTTCCCGGATCCCCGCTTCGACCTGCCTGTATTTGGGGCAGACATCGTGGCCGGCCCGGCCGGTGTCTCCGCCGCCATTGTCGACCTCTCGCCAGTTTGCAGCGAGCTACCGGCCGGCATCGCCGAGGCTCTTGCCGCCAGACCCCGTAGCAGCTTTGAACAGGAACGGGAGCTGCCGGGTTGGGGCTCAATTTTTTCGCCCTACGTTCGCTTTGTCAGGCCCACGACCTCCGCAGAGGAGGCCGCGTTTCTCGACGAGGTAAGCGGCTTTCTCGATGTGCTGGCGTCGGCTATAGCCGCAAGTGAGCCTCAGGCACCGACCCACCCAGCTACGGTTGCCAGATGGCAGGGTCAGCTCCGGTATTGCAAGCAACAGAAACAAAACGACAAGACTCGCCGGGTGCTGGAGAAGGCCTTCAATCCGGAGTGGGCAGACCGTTACATCGAGGAGTTGCTGTTCGACGATCCGCCGGCACCGTGA
- a CDS encoding M16 family metallopeptidase: MPLAPSQPLLPGLANPSDQLLANGATVVSLFLPDSPLVCLDFWCRAGSVFESAAESGMAHFLEHMVFKGSERLGPGEFDLRIEAMGGNSNAATGFDDVHYHVLIPPEAAAEALDLLLDLVLHPRLDAAAFDMERQVVLEELAQSEDQPDEIALQQLLRLGCPKHAYGQPILGQRELLLEQTPAAMAAFHRRLYGANRCVLAMGGALEPETLAERIAGSGLAQLPLVEEPRSRPALVVQPGEHRIEVPRLESARLLMLWGLPPASQLHDVMGADLLTTVLAEGRRSRLVEKLREQLRIVESIDLDLHVMEFGSFALLEAICETDELASVRKAIDAVWCELLQEGMAEAEWQRAQRLVANGYRFGLEAAGGVAGLIGNNRLWGRHHRLELPLEEIGCWSASQLLQQAAPLLDPSRACVLEAVPA; encoded by the coding sequence TTGCCCCTGGCCCCATCCCAGCCCCTGCTGCCAGGCCTGGCTAACCCCAGCGATCAACTTCTGGCCAACGGCGCCACTGTGGTCAGCCTGTTTTTGCCCGATTCGCCGCTGGTATGCCTCGACTTTTGGTGCCGCGCAGGCAGCGTTTTTGAATCCGCCGCCGAAAGCGGCATGGCCCATTTCCTTGAACACATGGTGTTCAAGGGCAGTGAGCGGCTTGGGCCTGGCGAATTCGACCTTCGCATCGAGGCGATGGGTGGCAACAGCAATGCCGCCACTGGCTTCGATGACGTTCACTACCACGTTTTGATCCCACCGGAGGCGGCGGCAGAAGCCCTCGACCTACTGCTCGATCTGGTGCTGCATCCCCGCCTCGATGCCGCAGCATTTGACATGGAGAGGCAGGTGGTGCTTGAGGAGCTGGCCCAAAGCGAAGATCAGCCCGATGAAATCGCTCTGCAGCAGTTACTTCGACTTGGCTGCCCAAAGCACGCCTATGGCCAACCGATCCTGGGCCAGCGCGAACTGCTTCTTGAGCAGACACCTGCTGCCATGGCCGCCTTCCATCGGCGTCTTTATGGCGCCAACCGTTGCGTGCTGGCCATGGGCGGCGCCCTCGAGCCGGAGACCCTGGCCGAACGCATCGCTGGAAGTGGCCTGGCCCAATTGCCGCTGGTGGAGGAGCCTCGCAGCCGGCCAGCCCTTGTGGTGCAGCCAGGGGAGCATCGGATCGAAGTGCCGCGGCTGGAATCGGCGCGCCTACTGATGCTTTGGGGTTTGCCTCCCGCCTCTCAGTTGCACGACGTGATGGGCGCAGACCTGCTCACAACCGTGCTGGCCGAGGGGCGACGCAGCCGCTTAGTGGAGAAGCTGCGCGAGCAACTGCGCATCGTGGAAAGCATCGATCTCGATCTGCATGTAATGGAGTTCGGCAGCTTTGCCCTGCTGGAGGCAATCTGCGAAACGGACGAGTTGGCCTCCGTTCGCAAAGCGATTGATGCGGTCTGGTGCGAGCTGTTGCAGGAGGGTATGGCTGAGGCGGAATGGCAGCGGGCCCAGCGTCTTGTGGCCAATGGCTACCGCTTTGGTTTAGAAGCCGCTGGCGGTGTGGCGGGCCTGATCGGCAACAACCGTCTCTGGGGGCGACACCACCGACTGGAGCTGCCGCTCGAAGAGATTGGTTGCTGGAGTGCATCCCAATTGCTGCAGCAGGCCGCCCCCCTCCTTGATCCCAGTCGGGCCTGCGTTCTCGAGGCGGTGCCGGCATGA
- a CDS encoding M16 family metallopeptidase produces the protein MTSTHSSSANWQHTSLQGGLPLIWQRRPGPAIVACRLWIRGGSSQDLPGQRGAGQLLAGLMTRGCGSYGPEALADLVEGRGAALRAEAAEDCLVISLKCASSDTSELLPLLLTMARQPWLSPDQLELERDLNLQSLQRQREDPFQLAHDQLRHMLYGDGPYGHDPLGVDGELAALHTEQIGALVPELGQNGALLVACGDLDDELPQLLNPLLNQCPWTTAPPSPGAGPGAASGLERFAYLEQDTEQLVLMLGTATVPLGDPDGLALRLLQAHLGMGMSSRLFVTMREERGLAYDVGVHMPARRGATPFIWHLSTSAERAEEATTALLEEWQRVLDQPLSAPELALAKAKYRGQDAMGRQTCGQIADRQALVLGHGLGWSYVEESLERAQQLDAGTLLAAARRRLSVPALSICGPAPALAAAEKAWHRHALSA, from the coding sequence ATGACCAGCACCCATTCATCCTCGGCCAACTGGCAGCACACCAGCCTTCAGGGCGGCCTACCGCTGATCTGGCAGCGCCGGCCTGGACCGGCGATCGTGGCCTGCCGGTTGTGGATACGGGGCGGCAGCAGTCAGGACCTGCCTGGCCAGCGCGGGGCTGGCCAATTGCTGGCCGGCTTGATGACCCGCGGTTGCGGCAGCTACGGGCCTGAAGCCCTGGCCGACCTCGTGGAGGGTCGCGGGGCCGCCCTGCGCGCTGAAGCTGCCGAAGACTGCCTGGTGATCAGCCTCAAGTGCGCCAGCAGCGACACGAGCGAGCTGCTGCCCCTGTTGCTGACAATGGCCAGGCAGCCCTGGCTTAGCCCCGACCAACTCGAGCTAGAGCGGGACCTGAACCTCCAGAGCCTGCAGCGCCAGCGGGAAGATCCGTTCCAGCTAGCCCACGACCAGCTGCGCCACATGCTCTATGGCGATGGGCCCTATGGCCACGACCCCCTCGGTGTGGATGGGGAACTAGCTGCCCTGCACACCGAGCAGATAGGGGCGTTGGTGCCTGAGCTCGGCCAGAACGGCGCCCTTTTGGTGGCCTGCGGTGATCTGGATGATGAACTGCCCCAGCTGCTCAATCCCCTGCTTAATCAGTGCCCCTGGACCACGGCCCCGCCAAGCCCCGGCGCCGGGCCCGGCGCAGCCTCCGGGCTGGAGCGCTTTGCCTACTTGGAGCAGGACACGGAGCAACTGGTATTGATGCTGGGTACGGCGACCGTGCCCCTGGGCGATCCGGACGGGCTGGCCCTGAGGCTGCTTCAGGCTCACCTGGGCATGGGCATGTCCAGCCGCCTTTTCGTGACCATGAGGGAGGAGCGGGGCCTGGCCTACGACGTTGGGGTCCACATGCCGGCACGGCGCGGCGCTACTCCCTTTATCTGGCACCTCTCCACTTCCGCTGAGCGGGCAGAAGAGGCCACCACTGCTCTTCTCGAGGAGTGGCAAAGGGTTCTAGATCAGCCCTTGAGCGCCCCTGAACTCGCTTTGGCAAAGGCCAAATACCGCGGCCAGGACGCCATGGGGCGCCAGACCTGCGGCCAGATCGCCGATCGTCAGGCGCTGGTGCTGGGCCATGGCCTGGGCTGGAGCTACGTGGAGGAAAGCCTGGAGCGGGCCCAGCAACTGGATGCCGGCACCCTGCTGGCGGCAGCTCGCCGCAGGCTTTCCGTTCCCGCCCTCAGCATCTGTGGTCCAGCGCCAGCCCTTGCCGCCGCAGAAAAGGCCTGGCACCGCCACGCTCTCAGTGCCTGA
- a CDS encoding NAD(P)H dehydrogenase assembly family protein, with amino-acid sequence MEEPLGAESLEPLPFAEGQLPFGVGDAVQLKGRPNYLKTADSMPMLRPPDLVDSDEQGQVLAIKARNQLAVRFRRGTFLLEADQLQAAEP; translated from the coding sequence ATGGAAGAGCCACTAGGAGCCGAGTCGTTGGAGCCACTGCCTTTTGCCGAGGGGCAACTGCCTTTTGGTGTGGGCGATGCGGTGCAGCTGAAGGGCCGGCCCAATTATCTAAAAACAGCTGATTCAATGCCGATGTTGCGTCCCCCAGACCTGGTGGACAGCGATGAGCAGGGTCAGGTGCTGGCCATTAAGGCGCGCAATCAACTGGCAGTTCGCTTTCGCCGCGGCACCTTTTTGCTGGAAGCCGACCAACTACAAGCTGCTGAGCCTTAA